The genome window TTGTTTGGCCCAAGCCCActtaatataaaaatttaatataatttttcttgttttattttataaatatttatttgatatgGAGTTGTTCATCATAGACTTGCATTAGAATCTCCTTAAATTCCAGGGGATAAGATGCGTCGTCCATAACAGAATCGTAAACATACTCTAAGCACTGTGGGAAAGATTGTTGAATAAAAGAACGAAGCAAAGTATTAGGCACATCACTTACTGATTTGGATTCATCTGAGGACAAAGTCTTGTCCTCTTCGGGATCACTCAACCCATTTAAGTCTCCACAGGCTATAAAAGGAACTAGACGACGGTTTACTTCCGACCCTGTTTTCTGTGCCAGCAGCCGTATATCGTCGCGAGCAGGGTTAATCACTTGAGGAATGTAGCCCTCGGGAAGGCAAAAGCCGGAACAAACTACAAACGCTTCAATGCTCGAAGGGCGCGAACTCGGCGGCTTGTAGATGtcgaattttttgaaaaatatttgcatctGGGAGCTCAAAAGCGATGTGGCATTACCCTTGAAAATCTTGGCCACAAAAGTTCCGCCAGTTTCCAGTACACAGGTGGCAATGCTGAGAGCAGCAACAAGTAACTGGTGCTGCATGTACTCGTCCATTTCATGGACACCGGTGACATCAGGGGCTCCATCGCAGACCACCAGCTGGGCTTTCTCATTCCCACCAAAGTGACCGATGATTGCTTCGGCGGTCGACTGCTTTGTAATATCTCCCTGGAGCTGGAGTATTCCTCGGATCGGGGCCATGGCCTGCAGATCAACGGCTATGATCTTAACAGCGGCCTTTTCATCGTCCGTTTCGCAGGTATCGTAGAGTTTCCGAGAGAGCACCTGGGACCAGCTGCCAGGAGCAGCACACAGATCGACTGCCCGCTGAACACCTTTATATGGAAAAGTGTGTTATATTTTGCTCCTAAGTAGTTTCAATGATCTAACCATTTAGAATTCCGTAGGCCTCGTCCACGTGGAGCAACTTAAACGCACTCCTGGCCCTCCAGCCTTCGTCTTTGGCCAGTCGGTAATATATATCTCGTTTGTCCTTTGAGGTTTTACccattgtaaataaatataagaaatattaGGGGTGGTCTACAATAGAACTGGTTGTCTTTTCGAGGTACGTAAACAGTGAAAAGAATTGTTTAAATATGTTGTCATGTGCAGAAACTATCCAAAGAGCAAGAAAAAGTAGTTGTTATTTATGTTTTGTAAGTTAGACGATTGGCCGGCCTATCGATATATCGACAGGGAATGGATGCGAGCGAGTGTTCGGCAATTCCAACTGGTTCCTTTTCAGCATAATGGCTCCGGGGCGAACGGAGGCTTTACGAAGAAAACATAAACCCAAAACAATAATGCTGGTTGGCCTGTTCGGTTGGCCACTATGTTTAATTGTTCCAAAATAAGAAAATTAAATGGAttgattatttaattttctatttttccaTACATTATCCTATGTTATCGGTAgtaataaatatgtaaaaaaaagtgcataataaaagtaaaatatttgtgttATCCCGAAATGTACAGAATAAAGACATTTAGTTAAGTTGGACCAGAATATTCTAATTATTCTAATATCTTATATCTAATATGTTGATAAGAAAGTTCGATTGCTTATTTCTGGTAACACTAAAATATTATGTCAAATAGTTGTGGATTTTAGTGGCGGCGCAATGCGGTCACATTCTTACCGCGAGATCTTAAAATCACGCTTTGAGGTGGTTTTTTGAAAATTAAGTGGTAAATATGCACCGAATACCATTGTATATGGCGTCGGAGCCTCGACCCGAGGCCTCTGAATATATCACGATGTCCGAGGTCATGTGTCCACGTAACCTGATGTGAGTAACAGGGCCACTTGGTCTGGGATCCAGCAGGTTTTGCAATAATGCGAAATACTAGTTGTCCTGCAATAGCATCTTGCAAGTGTtcatagatagatagataataATTTACGATTTCAGAGAATGCGAGCTGTTCTTGAAGATACTGCGCAAAACAACCGACACAGTTTTTCTCAATTTTTCTGAAGTTGCT of Drosophila mauritiana strain mau12 chromosome 3R, ASM438214v1, whole genome shotgun sequence contains these proteins:
- the LOC117144625 gene encoding putative tRNA (cytidine(32)/guanosine(34)-2'-O)-methyltransferase 1 yields the protein MGKTSKDKRDIYYRLAKDEGWRARSAFKLLHVDEAYGILNGVQRAVDLCAAPGSWSQVLSRKLYDTCETDDEKAAVKIIAVDLQAMAPIRGILQLQGDITKQSTAEAIIGHFGGNEKAQLVVCDGAPDVTGVHEMDEYMQHQLLVAALSIATCVLETGGTFVAKIFKGNATSLLSSQMQIFFKKFDIYKPPSSRPSSIEAFVVCSGFCLPEGYIPQVINPARDDIRLLAQKTGSEVNRRLVPFIACGDLNGLSDPEEDKTLSSDESKSCLEYVYDSVMDDASYPLEFKEILMQVYDEQLHIK